One genomic segment of Bacteroidales bacterium includes these proteins:
- the elbB gene encoding isoprenoid biosynthesis glyoxalase ElbB produces MKKFAVVLSGSGVFDGAEIHEATLSLLAIAQAGAEYEIFAPDTPQHHVINHISGEEMDETRNVLIESARIARGKIKALTEFDASNFDVLLFPGGFGAAKNLSSLAFDGPKCSVNIDVENSIKAMLSAKKPIGALCIAPAVVARVIEGVKVTIGQDKDTANAIEAMGGIHINTNHGDVIEDAVYKVFTTPCYMLDASIIDIYNGANNVVNAIMESIK; encoded by the coding sequence ATGAAAAAATTTGCTGTGGTTTTATCTGGTAGCGGTGTATTTGATGGAGCAGAAATACATGAAGCTACTTTAAGTTTATTGGCTATTGCACAAGCAGGAGCCGAATATGAAATTTTTGCACCTGATACTCCTCAACATCATGTTATAAATCATATAAGTGGTGAAGAAATGGACGAAACGCGCAATGTTCTTATTGAATCGGCACGTATTGCAAGGGGAAAAATAAAGGCTTTAACAGAATTTGATGCGTCGAATTTTGATGTTTTATTGTTTCCCGGAGGATTTGGTGCTGCAAAAAACCTGTCTTCATTAGCTTTTGACGGACCAAAATGTAGTGTTAATATAGATGTCGAAAATTCTATTAAAGCCATGCTTAGTGCAAAAAAGCCTATAGGAGCTTTATGTATTGCTCCGGCAGTTGTTGCTAGAGTTATAGAAGGTGTAAAAGTAACTATAGGACAAGATAAAGATACCGCTAATGCCATTGAGGCTATGGGTGGAATACATATAAATACCAATCATGGCGATGTTATTGAAGATGCTGTTTACAAAGTATTTACAACTCCTTGTTATATGCTCGATGCCAGTATAATAGATATTTATAATGGTGCCAATAATGTAGTAAATGCAATTATGGAAAGTATAAAATAA
- a CDS encoding DUF4270 domain-containing protein, protein MKNTSSFIKSVLALLVIGMLFFSCKKEPSQIGLDIVGNNPLIVHFSDTANVQVYSILRDSVRTDELVNNVLGVVNDPVFGKTKASLYMQYNLSLASFTFGDNRVFDSLVLSIPYQMTSVYGDSLAPLSFRVYELNELLDVDTAYYSNQTAEYLPELLGEISLIPKPMDSVLIDTVMVAPYFTLRLSDDLGQRLMSFEDTIYYNNADFLDLFKGLYFEPVDNGGVGNLTFLDMYGSLSKLTVYYSNSIDDSLSYNLVPSAGSASFQNFDHFDYIDADADFYSQVIEKDTTKGKQKFYLQTLGGVDSYIRFPSLFKREDFAKYAINEAKLIITNIDPDNMFAEAANLSLLQKRYSDVDSTSNYYYLEDTGGGDEYFGGYYNSSSKQYEFRITRFMKDYIAGKFDTDNILLQIVGSTNKGSRLIGAGYDPDVNPESRIRLEMIYTELEADNQ, encoded by the coding sequence ATGAAGAATACATCAAGCTTTATAAAAAGCGTACTTGCACTCTTAGTTATAGGGATGCTATTTTTTTCCTGTAAAAAAGAACCTTCTCAAATAGGATTAGATATTGTTGGGAATAACCCGCTTATCGTTCACTTTTCTGATACAGCAAATGTTCAGGTATATTCTATTTTACGTGATTCCGTGCGTACTGACGAATTAGTGAACAATGTCTTGGGAGTTGTTAACGATCCGGTTTTCGGTAAAACAAAAGCAAGCCTTTATATGCAATATAACCTTTCGCTGGCAAGCTTTACTTTTGGTGATAACAGAGTCTTCGATTCTCTCGTTTTATCAATCCCTTATCAGATGACCTCTGTTTATGGAGATTCTTTAGCCCCTCTATCTTTTAGAGTATATGAGTTAAACGAATTACTTGATGTGGATACGGCTTACTATTCTAACCAAACAGCAGAATATCTGCCGGAATTACTTGGCGAGATTTCCTTAATTCCTAAGCCTATGGATAGTGTTTTGATTGATACCGTTATGGTTGCGCCTTATTTTACTTTGCGTTTATCCGACGATCTAGGTCAGCGCCTAATGTCATTTGAAGATACTATCTATTATAATAATGCGGATTTTCTTGATCTTTTTAAAGGTCTTTATTTTGAACCCGTTGATAATGGTGGTGTTGGCAACCTTACCTTTTTAGATATGTACGGATCCCTATCTAAACTAACAGTATATTATAGTAATTCTATTGATGATTCTTTAAGCTATAATCTTGTACCAAGTGCAGGATCGGCTTCTTTTCAAAATTTTGATCATTTTGATTATATTGATGCAGATGCTGATTTTTATAGCCAAGTGATAGAAAAAGACACCACTAAAGGAAAGCAAAAATTCTATTTACAAACTTTAGGTGGAGTAGATAGTTATATCCGTTTCCCTTCCCTGTTTAAGCGTGAAGACTTTGCTAAATATGCCATCAACGAAGCTAAACTGATAATCACAAATATAGATCCGGATAATATGTTTGCAGAAGCTGCTAATTTGTCTTTATTACAAAAAAGATATTCGGATGTTGACAGTACAAGTAACTATTATTATCTTGAAGATACAGGCGGCGGAGATGAATATTTTGGCGGTTACTACAACAGCTCATCCAAACAATATGAGTTCAGAATTACAAGATTTATGAAAGACTATATTGCCGGCAAATTTGATACAGATAATATTCTATTGCAGATTGTAGGTTCAACTAATAAAGGATCTCGTTTAATTGGAGCAGGATATGATCCTGATGTCAATCCTGAATCGCGAATTCGACTGGAAATGATTTATACCGAATTGGAAGCTGATAATCAATAA
- a CDS encoding glycogen/starch synthase translates to MKKRILFVNQEITPYLPETFQSKIGRYLPQGIQEKGKEIRTFMPRFGIINERRNQLHEVIRLSGMNLIIDDQDHPLIIKVASIQQARMQVYFIDNEEFFQRKTVLRDKKNVFYKDNDERAVFYSRGVLETVKKLGWAPDIIHINGWIASMVPLYVKKALKDNPLFADTKVVISIYNDSFPEKLGNTLTKKIKMEGIEDSDLDVFKGGTYTDLMKGALKYSDAVIINCDTIDAEVQKMVEESGKPVLPYPGAEDYVDTFDNFYNSLLEE, encoded by the coding sequence ATGAAAAAAAGGATATTATTCGTAAATCAGGAAATAACACCTTATTTACCAGAAACTTTCCAAAGTAAAATAGGTCGTTATCTTCCTCAAGGAATTCAAGAAAAAGGAAAAGAAATCAGAACATTTATGCCGCGTTTCGGAATTATCAACGAGCGGCGTAATCAACTTCACGAAGTAATACGCCTTTCAGGGATGAATTTAATTATTGACGATCAAGATCATCCACTTATCATTAAAGTTGCTTCTATACAACAAGCTCGTATGCAGGTTTATTTTATTGATAATGAAGAGTTCTTCCAAAGAAAAACAGTTCTTAGAGATAAGAAAAATGTTTTCTATAAAGATAATGATGAACGTGCTGTTTTTTATTCGCGTGGAGTTTTAGAAACCGTTAAAAAACTCGGTTGGGCTCCGGATATTATTCATATAAATGGTTGGATAGCCAGTATGGTTCCTTTATATGTAAAAAAAGCATTAAAAGACAATCCATTATTTGCGGATACCAAGGTGGTAATAAGTATTTATAACGATAGCTTTCCGGAAAAATTAGGTAATACTCTTACCAAAAAAATTAAAATGGAAGGTATTGAGGACTCCGATTTAGACGTTTTTAAAGGCGGAACATATACCGACCTTATGAAAGGCGCTTTAAAATACTCTGATGCAGTTATAATAAATTGCGATACCATAGATGCTGAAGTTCAAAAAATGGTTGAAGAAAGCGGAAAACCTGTTCTTCCTTATCCCGGAGCAGAGGATTATGTGGATACTTTTGATAATTTCTATAACAGCTTATTGGAAGAATAG
- a CDS encoding glutamine--tRNA ligase/YqeY domain fusion protein translates to MENSDKNIQEENKPSLNFIEQIVENDIKSGKNDSRVHTRFPPEPNGYLHIGHAKSICLNFGIAQKYNGLCNLRFDDTNPTKEDVEYVDSIIEDIKWLGFDWGDRLYYASDYFDQMYNFAVELIKKGKAYVCDLSAEEVSETRGTPSVPAQASPYRNRSVEENLDLFARMKAGEFPDGSKTLRAKISLDSPNMQMRDAAMYRIRHAHHHRTGDTWCIYPMYDWAHGLEDSIEKITHSLCTLEFENHRPLYDWFLNEAEVFHPQQIEFARLNLSYTVMSKRKLLELVTEKLVNGWDDPRMPTISGMRRRGFTPESLRNFSDRIGIAKRNNVIDVAMLEHSVREDLNKRANRVMAVLDPLKVTIKNYPKDQSEYLEAVNNPEDESAGKRMIPFSREIYIERNDFMEDAPRKFFRLAPGREVRLRYAYFITCEEVIKDNSGNITELICTYDPLSKGGKSPDGRKVKGTLHWVDANNNIEAQVRIYDRLFTVPDPDGNKEKGFKEFLNPDSLNIIEKAFVEPSVKNAEALSYYQFERLGYFNVDKDSTKDLMVFNKTVGLRDSWAKAGKK, encoded by the coding sequence ATGGAAAACAGTGACAAAAATATTCAAGAGGAAAATAAGCCTTCCTTAAATTTTATAGAACAAATCGTTGAAAATGATATAAAGAGCGGTAAAAACGATAGTCGTGTTCACACCCGTTTTCCACCGGAACCTAACGGATATCTGCATATCGGTCATGCCAAATCTATTTGTTTAAATTTTGGTATAGCCCAAAAGTATAATGGACTTTGCAACCTGCGTTTTGACGACACCAACCCCACCAAAGAAGATGTTGAATATGTTGATTCGATTATTGAAGATATAAAATGGTTAGGATTTGATTGGGGCGACCGTCTTTATTACGCCTCCGATTATTTTGATCAGATGTATAATTTTGCTGTTGAGCTAATAAAAAAAGGCAAGGCGTATGTCTGTGATTTAAGTGCGGAAGAAGTTTCTGAAACACGCGGAACACCTTCTGTTCCTGCACAAGCAAGTCCGTATAGGAATCGTAGTGTGGAAGAAAATTTGGATTTATTTGCACGCATGAAAGCCGGAGAATTTCCCGACGGCAGCAAAACCCTTCGAGCTAAAATAAGTTTAGACTCTCCTAATATGCAAATGCGCGATGCAGCAATGTATCGTATTCGTCATGCTCATCATCACCGTACCGGCGATACTTGGTGTATTTATCCTATGTACGACTGGGCACACGGTTTAGAAGATAGTATAGAAAAAATTACCCATTCGCTTTGTACTTTAGAATTTGAAAATCACCGTCCGCTTTACGATTGGTTTTTGAATGAAGCTGAAGTTTTTCACCCACAACAAATAGAATTTGCTCGATTAAATTTGAGTTATACCGTAATGAGTAAACGTAAATTACTTGAATTAGTAACGGAAAAACTTGTTAATGGTTGGGATGATCCTCGTATGCCTACTATCTCAGGGATGCGCCGACGTGGATTTACACCCGAATCTCTACGTAATTTTTCTGATCGCATAGGCATTGCCAAGAGAAATAATGTTATTGATGTTGCCATGCTCGAACATAGTGTTAGAGAAGATTTAAACAAACGCGCCAATAGAGTAATGGCTGTTCTTGATCCTTTAAAAGTAACTATAAAAAACTATCCGAAAGATCAAAGCGAATACTTAGAAGCAGTAAACAATCCTGAAGATGAAAGTGCAGGGAAACGTATGATTCCATTTTCGCGCGAGATTTATATTGAACGCAACGACTTTATGGAAGATGCTCCTAGAAAATTCTTCCGTCTTGCTCCCGGTCGTGAAGTACGTTTACGTTACGCTTATTTTATTACTTGTGAAGAAGTAATTAAAGACAATTCCGGAAATATTACAGAATTAATCTGTACTTACGATCCTCTTTCAAAAGGAGGAAAATCGCCAGACGGTCGAAAAGTTAAAGGAACTTTACACTGGGTTGATGCCAATAATAATATTGAAGCGCAAGTACGTATCTACGATCGTTTATTCACCGTTCCCGATCCTGATGGAAACAAGGAAAAAGGCTTTAAAGAATTTCTTAACCCTGACTCATTAAATATTATTGAAAAAGCTTTTGTAGAACCATCTGTTAAGAATGCAGAAGCATTAAGCTATTATCAATTTGAGCGTTTAGGATATTTTAATGTAGATAAAGACAGCACCAAAGACCTTATGGTTTTTAACAAAACGGTGGGTTTGAGAGACTCTTGGGCAAAAGCAGGCAAAAAATAA
- a CDS encoding geranylgeranylglyceryl/heptaprenylglyceryl phosphate synthase, which yields MKVYSTILEKKQQGKKQIAILVDPDKHQEADFYAMAQSFKDLPIDYLFVGGSLLSQDLLDTCLQIFKTETSIPLVIFPGSVMQVNAKADALLLLSLVSGRNPDLLIGRHVEAVPYIKQAKIETLSTAYMLIDGGNITTAQYISGTLPIPSDKAEIASLTAQAAEMLGHKLIYLDGGSGAKNTVSDLMIRQVRKDVALPLIVGGGIRTAELAKAKCAAGADLIVVGNILEQQPELLQQMVEAVKLFS from the coding sequence ATGAAAGTTTATTCCACTATTCTGGAAAAAAAACAGCAAGGTAAAAAACAAATTGCCATTTTAGTCGATCCTGATAAACATCAGGAAGCCGATTTTTACGCTATGGCACAAAGCTTTAAAGACCTTCCTATTGATTATTTATTTGTTGGGGGCAGCTTGCTATCGCAAGATTTACTCGATACTTGTCTCCAAATTTTTAAAACAGAAACATCTATTCCTTTAGTTATTTTTCCGGGTAGCGTTATGCAAGTCAACGCTAAGGCCGATGCATTATTACTACTCTCTCTTGTTTCCGGTCGTAATCCGGATTTGCTTATTGGTCGTCATGTAGAAGCTGTTCCGTACATAAAACAAGCTAAAATAGAAACCCTTTCAACGGCTTACATGCTTATTGACGGAGGAAATATAACTACAGCACAATATATTAGCGGAACTCTGCCAATCCCTTCCGATAAAGCAGAAATTGCTTCATTAACAGCACAAGCAGCAGAAATGTTAGGGCATAAATTAATTTATCTTGATGGCGGTAGTGGAGCAAAAAATACTGTCTCCGATCTTATGATTCGTCAAGTGAGAAAAGACGTTGCTCTTCCCTTAATAGTAGGCGGAGGCATACGTACAGCTGAATTAGCTAAAGCTAAATGTGCTGCCGGAGCCGATCTTATTGTTGTAGGAAATATTCTCGAACAGCAACCTGAATTGCTCCAACAAATGGTGGAAGCTGTTAAACTTTTTAGTTAA